From a region of the Candidatus Sysuiplasma jiujiangense genome:
- a CDS encoding 2,5-diamino-6-(ribosylamino)-4(3H)-pyrimidinone 5'-phosphate reductase, producing the protein MHRPEVTINCAASIDGKISSPGRTHLTLSGREDMKRVMKLRAAHDAIAVGVNTVISDNPSLTVRGVRSGKRPVRVVFDSRGRTPAEAKIFDGNAKTIIFTAVGTHMKSAAAEVISCGKERVDIVRALSILYRMGIRSLLVEGGGELIFSFISFHLVDTLMIYTSPVVIGGRTSPTIADGTGFKGGKMLERLRLIRLTKLGTGYLAEYRPL; encoded by the coding sequence ATGCACAGACCGGAAGTCACGATTAATTGTGCAGCCTCAATTGACGGGAAAATCTCCTCTCCCGGCAGAACGCATCTTACGCTTTCGGGCAGAGAGGATATGAAAAGAGTTATGAAGCTTCGGGCGGCGCACGACGCCATTGCAGTTGGTGTAAACACTGTTATATCGGACAATCCTTCGCTTACAGTTCGTGGCGTAAGGTCGGGAAAACGTCCTGTCAGAGTTGTATTCGACTCCAGGGGACGCACTCCTGCCGAAGCGAAAATTTTCGACGGCAATGCCAAAACAATTATTTTCACCGCCGTGGGCACGCACATGAAATCTGCGGCTGCTGAAGTCATAAGCTGCGGAAAGGAGCGTGTTGATATTGTCAGAGCTCTGTCAATACTTTACAGGATGGGAATCAGGTCGCTTCTGGTTGAAGGCGGAGGAGAACTGATATTCAGCTTTATCTCGTTTCATCTTGTCGATACGCTCATGATATACACCTCGCCGGTTGTCATCGGGGGACGGACCTCACCCACAATCGCAGACGGCACCGGCTTTAAGGGAGGAAAAATGCTGGAAAGGTTAAGGCTCATCCGACTCACAAAGCTCGGCACAGGCTATCTCGCCGAATACCGCCCCCTTTGA